From one Methanobrevibacter ruminantium genomic stretch:
- a CDS encoding metallophosphoesterase family protein, with protein sequence MRFAHLSDSHLGSRQFGLLERETDFYDVFARNIDKIIEEDVDFVIHSGDLFDNNRPSTEALLAFQKALLRLNEAKIPIYAVAGNHDSILRKGALPPQVLFKDIGLKLISDNHPMYTEGPVLICGVRYVPSSQSRALKSAYDQLSKMADKYLKSILVSHQGIDKWMHEDTHEIELSQMPKNFDYYAMGHVHNYVEEDFGKGKLVYPGSMEIWRTSESNENFREFGKGFVVVDLSYDKPQVERVKIDLPREFVRAVIDYNKFEEGLHDIREKIQSFDNKPMLDLTVAGGDFDSADVYETIKEAIGDNVLNLRPSFKPDKVLEEEKIIDDTKILDPRTLLQKRVNEKYGRVEVNRLSIDLLDNLSVGRIDDAKFISDRFYSEHYYNEEESRGESRGESRGESREESDDMKKFDSLDEYLDKNLDNSIEDDTNHEKSQQMSFDDF encoded by the coding sequence ATGCGTTTTGCACATTTATCTGATAGTCATTTAGGTTCAAGACAATTTGGACTATTGGAACGTGAAACTGACTTTTATGATGTATTCGCTAGGAATATAGATAAAATAATAGAAGAAGATGTGGATTTTGTTATCCATAGCGGAGATTTATTTGACAATAACAGGCCTTCTACAGAAGCATTGCTTGCATTTCAAAAGGCATTGCTTAGATTGAACGAAGCTAAAATACCTATTTATGCTGTTGCTGGAAACCATGATTCAATCTTAAGAAAAGGAGCATTGCCTCCACAAGTTTTATTTAAAGACATAGGGCTTAAGTTAATCAGTGATAATCATCCAATGTATACTGAAGGGCCAGTATTGATTTGTGGAGTTCGTTATGTCCCTAGTTCACAAAGCAGGGCTTTAAAAAGTGCTTATGACCAATTATCCAAGATGGCAGACAAGTATCTTAAGTCCATTTTGGTTTCTCACCAAGGTATTGACAAATGGATGCATGAGGATACCCATGAAATCGAGCTTTCACAAATGCCTAAAAACTTTGATTATTATGCTATGGGTCACGTTCATAATTATGTTGAAGAGGATTTCGGAAAAGGTAAATTGGTTTATCCGGGGTCTATGGAAATATGGAGAACAAGCGAATCCAATGAGAATTTCAGAGAATTCGGTAAGGGATTCGTTGTAGTGGACTTAAGCTATGATAAGCCTCAAGTTGAAAGAGTGAAGATTGACCTTCCAAGAGAGTTTGTTAGGGCTGTTATTGATTACAATAAGTTTGAAGAAGGCCTCCATGACATTAGGGAGAAGATTCAATCATTTGACAATAAGCCTATGCTTGATTTGACTGTTGCTGGTGGCGATTTCGATAGTGCGGATGTATATGAAACTATCAAGGAAGCAATCGGTGATAATGTATTGAATCTAAGGCCTAGCTTTAAGCCAGACAAGGTATTGGAAGAGGAAAAGATTATAGATGATACCAAAATATTGGATCCAAGGACTTTATTGCAAAAAAGAGTAAATGAAAAGTATGGTAGGGTTGAAGTGAATAGATTATCCATTGACTTATTGGACAATCTCTCTGTTGGAAGAATAGATGATGCCAAATTCATTTCAGATAGGTTCTATAGCGAGCATTATTATAATGAAGAGGAATCTAGAGGAGAATCTAGAGGAGAATCTAGAGGAGAATCTAGAGAAGAATCAGATGATATGAAAAAATTTGATAGTTTAGACGAATATTTGGATAAGAATTTGGATAATTCCATTGAAGATGATACAAATCATGAAAAATCTCAACAAATGAGTTTTGATGACTTTTAG